In Candidatus Nomurabacteria bacterium, the following proteins share a genomic window:
- a CDS encoding conjugal transfer protein TraC, which produces MGIFDQFKPQKKSNEPSVSDQLLTLVDVVAPSAVNITPRGINLSGVDVRVLYAVAYPHYLNAGWMEPVLNMDKELDVSIFIHPIDTADSLKKFQKKVAEVQSQINIKAEKGEVRDPQLEAAYRNLEELRDRLQQAEEKLFNVGFYVTIYGKDEATLNKTENDVKGILDSRLIYLKPALFQQEQGIQSIFPTASDKLLVHSKFNSSPLSSFFPFTSFDLTSDTGILYGINRHNSSLVLFDRFSLTNYNSVTFATSGAGKSYGLKLEILRSLMFGTEVIVLDPEREYEYLAEATGGRFFNISLSSDHHINPFDLPPPQADEDPRDVLRAHIIELIGLFRLMLGGLAPEEETILDLAIQETYALKDITGDTDFSEQEPPLLSDFEMVLAGMDGSASLITRLQKYTSGTWSGFMNKPTNVDINQKFVVFSLRDMEDELKTIAMYIITNFIWSSVRRRMVKRLLVIDEAWWMMKSEDTASFLFSLAKRGRKYYLGIATITQDVDDFLRSPYGVPMITNSSIQFLMKQSATAIDNIQKTFNLTDEEKFLLLESNVGEGIFFAGLKHVAIKVIASYTEDQIITSDPSQLLQIKKAREELQLSRQ; this is translated from the coding sequence ATGGGTATCTTTGATCAATTTAAACCACAAAAAAAATCCAACGAGCCTTCTGTTAGTGACCAGTTGCTAACCCTGGTTGATGTTGTAGCTCCTTCGGCTGTCAATATCACCCCACGTGGCATAAACTTAAGCGGAGTGGATGTTAGGGTCTTGTACGCAGTGGCTTATCCTCACTATCTCAACGCCGGATGGATGGAACCAGTATTAAATATGGATAAAGAACTTGATGTTTCTATTTTCATTCACCCCATTGATACTGCTGACAGTCTAAAAAAGTTTCAAAAAAAGGTAGCGGAGGTACAAAGTCAGATTAATATTAAGGCCGAAAAAGGGGAGGTGCGTGACCCGCAACTCGAGGCTGCTTACCGAAACCTTGAAGAACTAAGAGACCGCTTACAGCAAGCTGAAGAAAAACTCTTTAATGTTGGTTTTTACGTTACTATTTATGGAAAAGATGAAGCAACTTTAAACAAAACCGAAAATGATGTAAAGGGTATTCTTGACTCTAGATTAATCTATCTAAAACCCGCCCTCTTTCAACAAGAACAGGGTATTCAAAGTATCTTTCCTACCGCCAGTGACAAACTCTTGGTTCACAGCAAATTTAATTCATCTCCTCTATCCAGCTTCTTTCCCTTCACTTCTTTTGACCTCACCTCAGACACCGGAATCCTTTACGGTATAAATCGCCACAACTCATCACTGGTCCTTTTTGATCGTTTTTCTCTCACTAACTATAATTCAGTTACCTTTGCCACTTCGGGTGCTGGTAAATCATACGGTTTAAAGCTGGAAATTTTGCGCTCTTTAATGTTTGGTACCGAAGTTATTGTACTGGATCCAGAGCGAGAATATGAATACTTAGCCGAAGCTACCGGCGGTCGCTTTTTTAACATTTCTCTTTCATCTGACCACCACATCAATCCTTTTGACTTACCACCACCCCAAGCAGACGAAGATCCTAGAGACGTACTCAGGGCTCACATCATTGAACTGATCGGTCTTTTCCGACTAATGCTTGGCGGCCTCGCACCAGAGGAAGAGACTATCTTGGACTTAGCTATTCAGGAAACCTATGCCCTTAAAGATATCACCGGTGATACAGACTTTTCCGAACAAGAACCGCCGCTTTTGTCTGATTTTGAGATGGTACTAGCTGGTATGGATGGTAGTGCTTCACTGATTACCCGCCTCCAAAAATACACCTCTGGTACTTGGTCAGGTTTTATGAACAAACCTACCAACGTCGACATCAACCAAAAATTTGTCGTCTTTTCACTACGTGACATGGAAGACGAGCTTAAAACCATTGCCATGTACATTATTACCAACTTCATTTGGAGCTCCGTTAGACGAAGGATGGTTAAGCGACTATTGGTTATTGACGAGGCTTGGTGGATGATGAAATCTGAAGACACCGCTTCCTTTCTATTTAGCCTAGCCAAGCGAGGACGTAAATATTACTTAGGTATTGCCACCATTACTCAGGATGTTGATGACTTTTTGCGGTCACCTTATGGAGTACCAATGATCACCAACTCTTCTATTCAGTTCCTAATGAAACAATCAGCCACCGCGATTGATAATATTCAAAAAACCTTCAACTTAACTGATGAAGAAAAATTCTTACTTCTTGAATCGAATGTAGGGGAGGGGATATTTTTCGCCGGTTTAAAGCATGTCGCCATCAAGGTTATTGCTTCATACACCGAAGACCAGATCATTACTTCAGACCCTTCTCAACTTCTCCAAATCAAAAAGGCACGGGAAGAACTACAGTTATCTAGACAGTAA
- a CDS encoding PrgI family protein yields the protein MRFEVPQFIDIEDKIFGPLTWRQFLYLGGGVGMGVVLFFINKILFLILGLPLALLAIALAFYPVNNRPFSFFLEAIFTYLSSTKLYLWRQKEDVIHKDMFTPNTVNYPDPRQSQNLGQPTNRQSTTSLARRLELEAIQKKE from the coding sequence ATGCGATTTGAAGTACCACAATTTATTGATATTGAAGACAAAATCTTCGGGCCGTTAACTTGGCGACAGTTTCTCTATCTTGGTGGAGGAGTCGGAATGGGTGTAGTTTTATTTTTTATAAATAAAATACTATTTCTTATTCTTGGACTACCATTAGCTCTTTTAGCTATAGCCTTAGCCTTTTACCCGGTTAACAACCGTCCATTTTCCTTTTTTCTTGAAGCTATATTTACCTATCTATCTAGTACAAAACTATATTTGTGGAGACAAAAAGAAGACGTGATCCACAAAGACATGTTTACACCTAATACAGTTAACTATCCGGATCCACGTCAAAGTCAAAATCTCGGACAACCAACCAACCGTCAAAGCACTACCTCATTAGCCCGTCGCTTAGAATTAGAAGCTATCCAAAAGAAAGAATAA